The Sphingomonas alpina genome has a segment encoding these proteins:
- a CDS encoding TerC family protein → MPILQLLSDPAVWAALATLIVLEVVLGIDNLIFISILSNKLPANQQAKARRLGIGLALGLRLVLLSMIAWIAGLTQPVFDLGLVGPTGTHGAPSFETAFSWRDLILIAGGIFLLWKATKEIHHSVDPEESGEQLDKKGKVALTFGSAIAQILALDLVFSIDSILTAIGMTDHLPVMVVAVIFAVGVMMFAATPLANFIARNPTVVMLALGFLLMIGAVLIAEGFGVHVPKGYIYTAMAFSAGVETLNILARRRREKRAAAGQPPGSDH, encoded by the coding sequence ATGCCGATCCTGCAACTCCTGTCCGATCCCGCCGTCTGGGCGGCACTTGCCACGCTGATCGTGCTCGAGGTGGTGCTCGGCATCGACAATCTGATCTTCATTTCGATCCTGTCGAACAAATTGCCGGCGAATCAGCAGGCCAAAGCGCGGCGGCTGGGCATCGGGCTGGCGCTGGGCTTGCGCCTCGTGCTGCTGTCGATGATCGCGTGGATCGCCGGGCTGACTCAACCGGTGTTCGACCTGGGGCTGGTCGGGCCGACCGGCACACACGGCGCACCGAGTTTCGAGACCGCTTTTTCGTGGCGCGACCTGATCCTGATCGCCGGCGGCATCTTCCTGCTGTGGAAGGCGACCAAGGAAATCCATCACAGCGTCGATCCCGAGGAATCGGGCGAGCAACTCGACAAGAAAGGCAAGGTCGCGCTGACCTTCGGATCGGCGATCGCGCAGATCCTGGCGCTCGACCTGGTCTTTTCGATCGATTCGATCCTCACCGCGATCGGCATGACCGACCATCTGCCGGTGATGGTCGTGGCAGTGATCTTCGCGGTCGGCGTGATGATGTTCGCCGCCACGCCGCTGGCCAATTTCATCGCCCGCAACCCGACCGTGGTGATGCTCGCGCTGGGGTTCCTGCTGATGATCGGCGCGGTGCTGATCGCCGAAGGCTTTGGCGTGCATGTGCCAAAGGGTTATATCTACACCGCGATGGCCTTTTCCGCCGGGGTCGAAACGCTCAACATCCTGGCGCGCCGTCGCCGCGAAAAACGCGCCGCGGCCGGCCAGCCGCCAGGGTCGGACCATTGA
- a CDS encoding cold-shock protein, whose product MSFDKGRRGDRGGRGRDKRDGFGGDDFGGGSSFGGGDRFGGGGDRFGGGGGGGGDRFGGGGGGFRSGGGGGFGGGGAGGGAGRGMPPQVVGEGTGVVKFFNGQKGFGFVVRDDGGEDVFVHISAVEQAGLTGLAEGQPLGFTLVDRGGRISATDLKIEGEPLPVTDRGPPRDRDAAPGGAPRGGAGGPQRELTGEKATGTVKFFNAMKGFGFIQRDDGQPDAFVHISAVERGGMTSLNEGDRLEFELEVDRRGKYAAVNLTSIA is encoded by the coding sequence ATGAGTTTCGATAAAGGACGCCGCGGGGATCGCGGTGGGCGTGGCCGCGACAAGCGTGATGGTTTCGGCGGCGACGATTTCGGTGGCGGCAGCAGCTTTGGCGGTGGTGACCGCTTCGGCGGTGGTGGCGACCGCTTCGGTGGCGGCGGCGGTGGCGGCGGTGACCGCTTCGGCGGTGGCGGCGGCGGTTTCCGCAGCGGCGGTGGTGGCGGCTTCGGCGGCGGTGGTGCCGGCGGCGGCGCAGGCCGCGGCATGCCCCCCCAGGTCGTTGGCGAAGGCACGGGCGTCGTCAAATTCTTCAATGGTCAAAAGGGCTTCGGCTTCGTCGTTCGCGATGATGGCGGCGAGGATGTGTTCGTGCACATCAGCGCAGTCGAGCAGGCCGGCCTGACCGGTCTGGCCGAAGGTCAGCCGCTCGGCTTTACCCTGGTCGATCGCGGCGGCCGTATTTCGGCAACCGACCTCAAGATCGAGGGCGAACCGCTCCCCGTCACTGACCGCGGCCCGCCGCGCGACCGTGACGCGGCGCCGGGCGGTGCACCGCGCGGTGGCGCCGGTGGCCCGCAGCGCGAGCTGACTGGCGAGAAGGCGACCGGCACGGTCAAGTTCTTCAACGCGATGAAGGGCTTCGGCTTCATTCAGCGCGACGATGGACAGCCTGATGCGTTCGTGCATATCTCCGCAGTCGAACGCGGCGGCATGACCAGCCTCAACGAGGGCGACCGGCTCGAATTCGAGCTCGAGGTCGATCGTCGCGGCAAATATGCAGCGGTGAACCTCACCTCGATCGCGTAA
- a CDS encoding thioredoxin family protein, whose product MRSIFAFSFLAAMLAPVAPATAATAPQLAITSFEQLARPLPLPYDEQADATRQVAVAKARARASKKLLLIDLGGNWCLDCRILAGVMDTPQLKSFIDRHYVVVTVDVGRFDKNLAIPAHYGLKDRLAGVPSLLIVDPRADRLRNAGKTAALADARSMTPQGLADWLAGWAK is encoded by the coding sequence ATGCGTTCGATCTTCGCTTTTTCCTTCCTTGCCGCGATGCTTGCGCCGGTCGCTCCCGCGACGGCGGCGACCGCGCCGCAATTGGCCATCACCAGCTTCGAACAGCTCGCCCGGCCCTTGCCGCTTCCTTATGATGAGCAGGCCGATGCGACCCGGCAAGTTGCCGTGGCCAAGGCGCGTGCAAGAGCGAGCAAGAAGCTGCTGTTGATCGATCTGGGCGGCAATTGGTGCCTCGACTGCCGCATCCTGGCCGGAGTCATGGACACGCCGCAGCTCAAAAGCTTTATCGATCGCCATTATGTGGTGGTCACGGTCGATGTCGGCCGATTCGACAAGAACCTCGCCATCCCGGCACATTACGGCCTGAAGGACCGGCTCGCCGGCGTGCCCAGCCTGCTGATCGTCGATCCGCGCGCTGACAGGCTGCGCAATGCGGGCAAGACCGCGGCGCTGGCGGATGCGCGCAGCATGACGCCGCAGGGCCTGGCCGACTGGCTGGCAGGTTGGGCGAAATAA
- a CDS encoding DMT family transporter, which produces MPPLALASILMIASGSVHAVVNAIVKGGKDKASGRAVTDGTSALVLLPATLFVPLPHGAWQWLAASAVIHAFYLYSLVRAYAIGDLSAVYPVLRGSAPLITAGVTIGVLGEHATIAQVAGIAVIGIAMFVMIAGKHIGRQALGWSLLTGLFIAAYTVVDAIGVRAAPTPASYIVWVFVQMGAVVVVMFGIITRGAIFTAAQRQWRPGVIAGILSILTYGMALYALAIGPTAPLAALRETGMVTALVISILVLREPVSRGRVIGVLGILAGAALILAG; this is translated from the coding sequence GTGCCGCCACTCGCCCTAGCCTCGATTCTGATGATCGCCTCCGGGTCGGTCCATGCCGTGGTCAATGCAATCGTCAAGGGCGGCAAGGACAAGGCCTCGGGCCGTGCGGTGACCGACGGGACCAGTGCGCTGGTGTTGTTGCCTGCGACCTTGTTCGTGCCGCTGCCGCATGGTGCGTGGCAATGGCTCGCGGCGAGCGCAGTGATTCACGCTTTCTATCTTTACTCCCTCGTCCGCGCCTATGCGATCGGTGACCTGTCGGCAGTCTATCCGGTACTGCGCGGTAGTGCCCCACTGATCACCGCCGGGGTGACGATCGGCGTGCTCGGCGAGCATGCGACGATCGCTCAGGTCGCCGGGATCGCGGTGATCGGGATCGCCATGTTCGTGATGATCGCCGGCAAGCATATCGGTCGCCAGGCACTAGGCTGGTCGCTGCTCACCGGGTTGTTCATCGCCGCCTATACCGTGGTCGATGCGATCGGCGTGCGCGCAGCGCCGACGCCCGCAAGTTATATCGTCTGGGTGTTCGTGCAGATGGGCGCTGTGGTGGTCGTGATGTTCGGCATCATCACACGCGGCGCCATTTTCACCGCGGCGCAGCGGCAATGGCGGCCGGGCGTGATCGCCGGCATATTGTCGATCCTGACCTACGGCATGGCGCTCTACGCGCTCGCGATCGGCCCGACTGCACCGCTCGCGGCGTTGCGCGAGACGGGCATGGTCACCGCCCTGGTGATCTCGATCCTGGTCTTGCGCGAGCCGGTCTCAAGGGGTCGGGTGATCGGTGTGCTGGGAATATTGGCCGGCGCAGCGCTGATTCTCGCCGGCTAG
- a CDS encoding cisplatin damage response ATP-dependent DNA ligase, producing MRAFADLLDSLIYTRSRNAKLKLIGDYLIATPDPDRGWAMAALTGDLDLPAVKPAVIRGLIEARVDPVLYRMSRDYVGDSAETVALLWPTPLVPPQESGPLAISQAVDTLNSLSRSDAPAALAAMLDRLDAEERFALLKMATGALRIGVSARLAKTALATAFGIDVEAVEEVWHGIAPPYASLFDWAEGRGAQPTAADVPVFRPFMLAHPLEDLRVSLDDYAAEWKWDGIRVQIVHVAGATRLYSRAGDDITASFPEVARDFTGIGVVDGELMVKGDAQGGALEEGGAASFNALQQRLGRKIVSAKMLADYPAFVRLYDILFDGGEDLRERPWTERRTRLERFAQSLDPERFDVSQLIEARDFTALEGIRAGARDAAIEGVMLKRRESPYVTGRRVGLWYKWKRDPLTADCVMMYAQRGSGRRSSFYSDYTFGCWTEDGELLPVGKAYSGITDEELKMLDKFVRGHTLNRFGPVREVEKTLVLEIAFDSIHESKRHKSGVAMRFPRISRIRTDKPAAEADTVVGLKRLIV from the coding sequence ATGCGTGCCTTTGCCGACCTTCTCGATTCGCTGATCTACACGCGGTCGCGCAACGCGAAGCTGAAATTGATCGGCGACTATCTGATCGCCACACCCGACCCCGATCGCGGCTGGGCAATGGCGGCGCTGACCGGTGATCTCGACCTGCCCGCGGTCAAGCCGGCCGTGATTCGCGGCCTGATCGAGGCGCGGGTCGATCCGGTACTGTACCGTATGAGCCGCGATTATGTCGGCGACAGCGCGGAGACGGTCGCCCTGCTCTGGCCGACGCCCCTGGTTCCGCCCCAGGAGAGCGGCCCGCTCGCCATCTCCCAGGCGGTCGATACGCTCAACTCGCTGTCGCGATCGGATGCGCCGGCCGCGCTGGCCGCGATGCTCGACCGGCTCGATGCCGAGGAGCGCTTCGCCTTGCTCAAGATGGCCACCGGCGCGCTGCGCATCGGCGTGTCGGCGCGGCTCGCCAAGACCGCGCTGGCGACCGCTTTCGGCATCGATGTCGAGGCGGTCGAGGAAGTGTGGCACGGCATTGCCCCACCCTATGCCTCCCTGTTCGACTGGGCCGAGGGACGCGGGGCACAGCCGACTGCGGCCGATGTGCCGGTATTCCGGCCCTTCATGCTGGCGCACCCCCTTGAGGACTTGCGTGTCAGCCTCGACGATTATGCCGCCGAGTGGAAATGGGACGGCATCCGCGTGCAGATCGTCCATGTCGCCGGCGCGACCCGGCTCTACAGCCGCGCGGGCGACGACATCACCGCCAGCTTCCCGGAGGTCGCGCGCGATTTCACCGGCATCGGCGTGGTCGATGGCGAGCTGATGGTGAAGGGCGATGCGCAGGGCGGCGCGCTTGAGGAGGGCGGCGCGGCCAGTTTCAATGCGCTGCAGCAGCGGCTTGGACGCAAGATCGTCTCGGCCAAGATGCTCGCCGACTATCCGGCGTTCGTGCGGCTTTATGACATATTGTTCGACGGCGGCGAGGATTTGCGCGAACGGCCCTGGACCGAACGGCGCACGCGCCTCGAACGCTTTGCGCAGAGCCTCGACCCCGAACGCTTCGATGTCAGCCAGTTGATCGAGGCCAGGGATTTCACTGCGCTCGAGGGCATTCGCGCCGGCGCGCGTGATGCGGCGATCGAGGGGGTGATGCTCAAGCGGCGCGAATCGCCCTACGTCACCGGGCGGCGCGTCGGGCTGTGGTATAAATGGAAGCGCGACCCGCTGACCGCCGATTGCGTGATGATGTATGCGCAGCGCGGATCGGGGCGACGATCGTCCTTTTACAGCGATTATACTTTTGGCTGCTGGACTGAAGACGGCGAACTGCTGCCGGTCGGCAAGGCCTATTCGGGCATCACCGATGAAGAACTGAAGATGCTCGACAAATTCGTGCGCGGCCACACGCTCAACCGCTTCGGCCCGGTACGCGAGGTGGAGAAGACGTTGGTGCTGGAGATCGCGTTCGATTCGATCCACGAATCGAAACGGCACAAATCCGGCGTGGCGATGCGCTTTCCGCGGATCTCGCGGATCCGCACCGACAAGCCGGCGGCCGAGGCGGATACGGTGGTGGGACTGAAGCGGCTGATCGTGTGA
- a CDS encoding metallophosphoesterase — translation MRRICLFLASLVLLLLVIALYGFVEARRDPLVRYAAVPLADWPVGARPVRALLISDVHFGNATMGSARLARIIDQAMALKPDLILLAGDYIAGHDAETARLAAAPLAAQLARLHAPLGVVAVLGNHDHWTDAATVRRTLMAANISVVSNGAVARGPLVIGGVDDQLSGHDDIPATLVAMGKLSGAKILLAHTPDIARALRRLTEGNTTTTPRIVTKVDPQIVFAGHTHCGQIVLPWLGPIKTVIDSREKYLCGPSWRGADRILVTGGVGTSVLPMRIGAPPDMWLVTLGPRDAAPAPRSQVSRARS, via the coding sequence ATGCGTAGAATATGCCTGTTTCTCGCCAGTCTGGTCCTGCTCTTGCTGGTCATAGCCTTGTATGGATTCGTGGAAGCGCGGCGTGACCCGCTGGTTCGGTACGCCGCCGTGCCGCTCGCCGACTGGCCGGTCGGTGCCCGGCCGGTGCGCGCGCTGCTGATCAGCGACGTGCATTTCGGCAATGCGACGATGGGGTCGGCGCGGCTGGCGCGGATTATCGATCAGGCGATGGCGCTGAAGCCCGATCTGATCCTGCTCGCGGGTGACTATATCGCCGGTCATGATGCGGAAACCGCGCGCCTTGCGGCCGCACCGCTTGCCGCTCAGCTGGCCCGGCTGCATGCGCCGCTCGGCGTTGTTGCCGTGCTGGGCAATCATGATCACTGGACCGATGCCGCAACCGTGCGGCGCACCTTGATGGCGGCCAATATCAGCGTCGTATCGAATGGCGCAGTCGCGCGTGGCCCGCTGGTCATTGGTGGCGTGGACGATCAGCTTTCCGGCCATGACGATATCCCGGCGACACTTGTCGCGATGGGAAAATTGTCGGGCGCGAAGATCTTGCTGGCTCACACGCCGGACATTGCGCGGGCGCTTCGACGGCTGACAGAGGGGAATACCACGACCACTCCCCGGATCGTCACCAAGGTCGATCCTCAGATCGTCTTTGCGGGGCATACGCATTGTGGGCAGATCGTCCTGCCCTGGCTCGGCCCGATCAAGACAGTAATCGATTCGCGCGAGAAATATCTTTGCGGCCCGTCATGGCGCGGTGCAGATCGCATTCTCGTGACCGGGGGTGTCGGTACCAGCGTTCTGCCGATGCGAATCGGTGCGCCGCCGGATATGTGGCTGGTAACGCTGGGGCCGCGAGATGCGGCCCCGGCGCCCAGGTCTCAGGTTAGTCGAGCGCGTTCTTGA
- a CDS encoding DUF1328 domain-containing protein: MIRWAITFLVIGLVLALLGFGGLGGTFIGIAKILFFVAIAVFVVLLLMGLAAGKGVKNALD; this comes from the coding sequence ATGATCCGCTGGGCCATCACTTTCCTCGTCATCGGGCTCGTCCTCGCGCTGCTGGGCTTTGGCGGCCTGGGCGGTACATTTATCGGCATCGCAAAGATCCTGTTCTTCGTCGCGATTGCGGTGTTCGTCGTACTGCTGCTGATGGGCCTTGCCGCCGGCAAGGGCGTCAAGAACGCGCTCGACTAA